The Paenibacillus spongiae nucleotide sequence GAACAAACGGTGTTTGCCGCTCGAACCAAACCGAAACTGGACATCTTGGGCAAAGCGGCTGTATATGTAGGTGTTCGCGCATACATATTTGTTGCGGGTATCAACGCCTTTTTTCACCGTATAATAGCCGTATAAATCCTGGTAATCATCGTAGTTTCTGTTCCAGAGGCGGTCGTCAAAATACTCCCAGACCTTACTGCAAGCAAAGACCTTGCCGGCTTTAGGCATAATATCGACTGTGCCGCACATTTCGTCCGCTACCGCCGTTTCAAAAGGACCGGCCACCAGCCAGCTGTTAATAAACGGCGCATTCCCCATGACTGGTTGTGCGTGTGCTTCTTGCATAATGAAACTCCCTTCACGAATTAATCCAAGCGGATGAATACGAAGCCCCCTCGACCCTGTCCCGATTCGACAGGACTCTGAACGCGTGTACATTTTATGCAAAGCTGAAGCGCTTTCCTTAAAGATACTTCCATTCCGATCCAGCCGTCAACCCGTTGCCGTAGAAGAAATCGTTGTACATGTTCATCGTCATGACCCATTTTTTTTACAGGATCTGGATAAAAAGAAGAGTTAGCAAAAAACCGCTAACTCTCGTTTGTTCAAATCACGTTCTCATGCGATGACATCTGCGTTTATTCTCTTGGTTTCAAACCCTTGAATTGCTCTACTTTTGTGTCAGTACATATTGAGCGTCTCGCAGCAAATAGTTTGCCGCTTCGCTTGAGATGTGCTTCCCGCTTTGGGCCTTCACATCATTCATAAAGCCTTTCAGATTGTTGCTTGCCAATTTTCCCAGCAGATTAGTGGCAATATCGGCCTTATCGATCTCTTTGTTATTAGCAAAGCGTGTCACCAATGCTTTTAAAGAATCGTTGCTGGCCACCGTCGTAAACCGAACGGTCTTGCTTGCCTGGTTGCCGACCAAGTCGCTGGCGGATACAACAAGCGTATGCTGACCAAGCGGCAGCTTATAAAGCGGGATCGCCGTTCCGATTTGGTAAGATTGCGAATCAAGCGTCACCGTCGTCTTGCTGGTGTCCACACCCGACAAATTATCGGTCAGCTTAATCTGAGGCGTCAAATCCCCGGAATCTTCATAGATGCTGTTGTCTCCCGGTACGGTCACCTCGACCTCAGGAGCTTCCTTATCCACCGGCGCTATAAATTTCATTTCCGACAAACCGACATTTGGCCCGCTTCCACCGGATACCTGGAATTTGACCCATGTCGCCGTCTTGTCAGGGAAAGTTACAGAATAAGCGCTCCCGTCATTCGGGATTCCTGAAACCGTCAAAGTGCTTCCGTCGCTGAAGGTAAGCGTTCCGCCGGGCGCCCAGTCCGCTGAGTTGGGCCGATCATAGAAGACAATCTTGTTGAACGTTTGATTCGCCGTCCAATTCACCTGGATCCATGGATTCTGTTCTCCCTTGGAGGCCCATTCGCCATTAACCGCTTGTCCTATGCCATCGAACACTTTATTGGGAGTAAAACTGGCATTGTAATACGATGAAGCGGTAACTGTGGCGGTCCGCGCTGGGATTTTATCAACAGTTACTCCAATGCTTGTTGTCAAAGGCACGTTATCGGGATTTAACACCCCAGGTGGCAAATTTACAGTTCCATTTACAGTGAAGGTCTGCGCCGTCGTGGCAGTTGGATTGTAGCTTGCACGATCTACATCCCAATTCACACCGGCAACCAAGTATCCCAAATCGGTTACAAGCATTACTTTGGCAGGCAATCCAAGGGCGTCCGCTGTATTCGCCGTTCCGATCGCCACGTCTGTTATGTCGGCAGGCGCAGTGATGCTGTTCAATTTAGTCTCTGTCAATCCAATTATCAAATCCGCAATAATCGGCAGATGGTCGGAAGCGACACGGGTCGTTTCCGTTAGCAGGACATCCGCGTTCTGCATCACTATATTCTCGGAGGCAAAGATATAATCGATTCGCATTCCCGGCACGGTGTAATCCTCGTTCTGACCCAATGAGCCGAACACATCGTTATAGGCTTGCATCATCGGTTGCATTTCGGCGCTGTCCGGAAGAGCATTGAAGTCGCCGACGAAGATTGCTGGTCCTTCGTTTTTCCCGCCCCACTCTAGTATTTCCTTGATCTGCTGCGTCCGTTCTGACGCTCTTTCCCAATCAAGATGGGTGTTGAAGAAACGGAATTGGGTTCCTTTAACGTCGATTACGGTTTCCAACAATCCCCGTTGTTCGCTCATGCTGAATAGGAGGTGATTCTCGGAAGAAACAATCGGATATTTGCTTAAAACGGCCGTTCCGTATTGATGGCCATTCGAATTCAGATTAGCCCCGTACGCGAATTCCATGCCCAGATACTCGGACAGCCGTCTGGCCTGATCTTCGAAATTGCTCCGAGGACCGAAGTTATTATCTACTTCTTGCAGGCCGATGATGTCGGCATTCGAGTCTTTAATAATGTCACCGATCCGTTTCAAGTCCAATTTTCCATCCGATCCTGCAGCGTGATGAATGTTGTAGGACATCGCTCTGATTTGAACCTTCTCCAAATCAGAAGATTCCGCCGCCTTTACGGATGTCCCCACCGCGAACGGGGCCGCCAACAAGGACAATATGGCACCGACAAGAATTGATTTCTTAAAAATCGACTTCTTAAACAAGTTACCACTCTCCTAGATTATTTTTGTACAAAAACAATAATAGTTTTGAATGGG carries:
- a CDS encoding DUF7402 domain-containing protein; translation: MFKKSIFKKSILVGAILSLLAAPFAVGTSVKAAESSDLEKVQIRAMSYNIHHAAGSDGKLDLKRIGDIIKDSNADIIGLQEVDNNFGPRSNFEDQARRLSEYLGMEFAYGANLNSNGHQYGTAVLSKYPIVSSENHLLFSMSEQRGLLETVIDVKGTQFRFFNTHLDWERASERTQQIKEILEWGGKNEGPAIFVGDFNALPDSAEMQPMMQAYNDVFGSLGQNEDYTVPGMRIDYIFASENIVMQNADVLLTETTRVASDHLPIIADLIIGLTETKLNSITAPADITDVAIGTANTADALGLPAKVMLVTDLGYLVAGVNWDVDRASYNPTATTAQTFTVNGTVNLPPGVLNPDNVPLTTSIGVTVDKIPARTATVTASSYYNASFTPNKVFDGIGQAVNGEWASKGEQNPWIQVNWTANQTFNKIVFYDRPNSADWAPGGTLTFSDGSTLTVSGIPNDGSAYSVTFPDKTATWVKFQVSGGSGPNVGLSEMKFIAPVDKEAPEVEVTVPGDNSIYEDSGDLTPQIKLTDNLSGVDTSKTTVTLDSQSYQIGTAIPLYKLPLGQHTLVVSASDLVGNQASKTVRFTTVASNDSLKALVTRFANNKEIDKADIATNLLGKLASNNLKGFMNDVKAQSGKHISSEAANYLLRDAQYVLTQK